In the Streptomyces sp. WMMC940 genome, CCGTCACCGCCCCCGGGTGCGAGGCTGCCCGCGGCGCCCCCGGCCAGCCCGCCGAGCGACGGGAGTCCCAGGTCGGTGCTGATCTTGACCGTGCCGGACAGCTGCTCGGTGTCCGATGCCGCGATCTTCGCGATGAGTTCCTGTGCGGTGATGTCCGGCAGATCGGGGTCGCCGGACGCGGCGAGCGCCGGGACGAGCCCGATGGTCGCCGCGGCGACTCCCGCCACCGCGACCGGGACGGCGTAGCGCGCCGCCTTGCGGCGGACGACGCCGCCCTCCCCGGCCTCATCGGTGGTCCGTGCGGTGTCGTTCGGTGCCATGGTGTGCCCTACCTCCGTGATCGGCGGCGTCGTCCGTCCAGTGCACGAGTCCACCCCGCGCCGCCATTCTCACCCGTATCGGTCGGTTCGGTGAGGAGTGGTTGTCTCCATCTGACCAAATCGGGCCGTCGCACGCGTCAGCCCCCGGGATCAACTCCGCGTACTGCTGCGGTATGACCCGAGGGCCGGTTCCGTCACCCGTCCAGTAGGGGTCGCAAGGAGGCGGGGCGTCAGCCCGCGCGGTGGACCACCGCGTCGCACAGCTCCTCGAGAGCGGTCCTCGCGGTGCACTCGGGGAGCGCCGCCAGCATCGCGCGGGCCTCCTGCGCGTACCGCACGGTGTCCCGCCTGGCCTGTTCGAGGGCCGAGTGGGCCCGCAGCCTCGCCAGTGCCTCGGCGTGCCGGGCGTCGTCCGTCAGATCGCCGGCGAGCAGCTCGACGAGCTCCACGTCCTCCGGCCGACCGTGCGCGGCCGCCTGCTCCTGCAGCCGGAGCACCGGCAGGGTGGCGATGCCCTCGCGCAGATCGGTGCCGGGGGTCTTCCCGGACTCGTGGGAGTCGGACGCGATGTCGAGGACGTCGTCGGCGAGCTGGAAGGCGACGCCGAGGCGCTCGCCGTACTGGGTGAGGACGTCGGTGATCCGCTCGTCGGCGCCCGACATCATCGCGCCGAAGCGGCAGGACACGGCGACCAGCGATCCCGTCTTGCCCCGGAGGACGTCCAGGTAGTGCTCGACCGGGTCGCGGCCGTCGCGCGGACCGGCCGTCTCCAGGATCTGGCCGGTCACCAGACGTTCGAACGCCTCGGCCTGGATACGGACGGCCTCGGGGCCGAGGTCGGCCAGGATGTGCGACGCGCGGGCGAAGAGGAAGTCGCCGGTGAGGACGGCCAGGGAGTTCCCCCAGCGGGCGTTGGCGCTCGGCACCCCGCGGCGCACCTCGGCCTCGTCCATCACGTCGTCGTGGTACAGCGTCGCCAGGTGGGTCAACTCGACGACGACGGCCGAGGGCACGATCCCCGGTGCGTCCGGGTCGCCGAACCGGGCGGCCAGCATCACCAGCAGCGGCCGGAAACGCTTCCCGCCGGCCCGGACGAGGTGCTGCGCGGCCTCCGTGATGAAGGGCACCTCGCTCTTGGTGGCATCGAGCAGCCCCGACTCGACGGCCGCCAATCCGGTCTGGACATCGGCCTCAAGAGCCTGGTCCCGCACGCTCAGCCCGAACGGCCCGACGACGGTCACGAGAGGTACTCCTGTCTGCTGACGATCACACGGATTGTCGATGTGTCGCTGTCACCACTCAAGTCAGCGTATCCGGTCGCCTTTCGATCACCATGGGCGCCTTCCCGCCTCCCCCGGTATGTTCGTGATCAGCTCATACGACTGGATGTGAGAGCTTTGTCAGGAATCTCGAGGGTGCCCGCCGGGACGTGCGCACACCGGCCCGCCGGAGCCCGCCGTGCCTGCTCCCACCGGGCGGGCGCGGGCGCCCGGAGGGGTGTGCCGGATCCGCCGGGGCCGGCGTCATGAGGATCCGCACCGACTACCCGTACGTGACCCGCCAGGACGACGTCCGCATCCCGGTGCCCGGCGTCTGCGGGGGCACCACCCTGCTCCACGGCCGCGTCTGGCGGCCGGTCACCGACGAGCCCGTCCCCGCCCTGCTCGAATACCTCCCCGACCGGCTGAGCGACCGGACCGCAGCCTCGGACCGGCAGCGCCACCCCTGGTACGCGGGGCACGGCTACGCCTCTGTACGCGTCGACGTCCGCGGCCACGGCAACAGTGAGGGCGTGCCCGGCGACGAGTACGCGGCGACCGGGCCGGCGGACGGGGCGGCCGTCGTCGAATGGCTCGCCCGGCAGCCGTGGTGCACGGGCCGCGTGGGCATGTTCGGGGTCTCCTGGGGCGGCACCGGCGCCCTGCAGATCGCGGCGCTCGCGCCGGAGCCGCTGAAGGCCGTCGTCGCGGTCTGCTCCACCGACGACCGGTACGACAACGACGTGCACCGCGTCGGCGGCGCGGTCGCCGCCGCAGGCACCGCCTCCCGGGCCGCGACCCTGCTCGCCTTCGGCGCCCGGCCGCCCGACCCGCTCTACGCAGGGGAGGACTGGAGCCGGCTGTGGCAGACCCGTTTGGAGGCTCTCGAACCCCTCCACCACACCTGGCTGGCCCACCCCGCCCGGGACGCGTACTGGGAGCGGGGCAGCGTGTGCGAGGACTACGGCGCGATCCGGGCGGCGGTGCTCGCCGTCGGCGGCTGGCAGGACCCGCACCGGGACACCGTGCTGCGGCTGGTCCGCGAGCTGGACCCGGCACGGACGCGGGGGATCATCGGTCCCTGGCCGCACGAGTACCCGGACCAGGAACGGCCCCCGGGCCCCGCGATCGGCTTCCTCCAGGAGACGCTGCGCTGGTGGGACCACTGGCTGCGGGACGACGCCCCGGAGCGCGCCGGGCACGGCGGCACGGGGCGGCCGAGCGCCGCAGGCGCCTCCACCGGCGCGGGCACGGGCACCCCCACCGCTGCGGGCGACGCCATCGGCGTGATGGCGGAACCGCTGCTCCGGATCTGGGTCACCGAGTCCCACCCGCCGGCCACGGCGTACGACGAACTGCCCGGCCACTGGGACGGCGAGCCCGACTGGCCGTCCCCCCGGATCACCCCGGTGGCGTACGCGCTCCAGGGCCCGCCGCTGGTCGTCGACTCGCCGCAGCAGACCGGGATCGACGCCGGAAGCTTCACACCCTGCGGCGAGGACGCCGATCTGCCACCCGACCAGCGGGACGAGGACGCCAGATCCGTGAGCTTCGAGTTCGCGGTCGCGGAGCGGACGGAGATCCTGGGACGTCCGCGCGTGGTCCTGCGGCTCCGACTGGACGTACCGCACGGGCTGGCCGTCGCCCGGATGTGCGACGTGGCGCCCGACGGCTCGTCGACTCTCGTCACACGGGGCGCGCTGGACCTCTCGGCCCGGACCGGGCGGGACCGCTCGGTCGACTGGCCGGCCGGGGCCACCGACGCCGTCTCCTTCGAGCTCGCCGCCGCCGGCCACGCCTTCGCCCCAGGCCATCGCATCCGGCTGGCCGTCTCCTCCGCCTACTGGCCCTGGATCTGGCCCCGTGCGGACTCCGCGGGCTTCACCCTCCACCCGGACGGCTCCTTCCTCGAACTCCCTGTGCGCAGCGGCCCCGCAGGCCCGGAGGCGTTCGGCACGATCGCCTTCGAGGCACCGGAGCACGCCGAGCCGCTCGGCGTCGTCACCCCCGTCACACTCGATCCGCCGCGCCCCGAACGGCTGATCGTCCGCGATGTCGCCAGGGGGGAATGGCGCCTGGAACTCTCCGACGACCGCGGTACCCGCGTCCACCCGGACGGCCTCGAACTCACCGAGCGGAGCACGGAGTCGTACACGATCCGGGAACGGGACCCGCTGTCCGCGGGGGCCCGGTGCGAATGGACGATCCGCCTCCACCGCCCGGAGCAGTCCTGGGACACCACGGTCGAGACCCGCTCCGACATCGGCTGCGACGAGGAGCACTTCATCACCACCGACGAGGTGGTGTGCCGGCACGGCCGCGAGGTGGTCTTCCACCGCACCTGGCAGAGGCGCATCCCGAGGAGCGCGGGCTGACGGGACCGGCGCGCGGGCGTGCGCCGGGTGTCCGAGTGGGCCCTGACGCCGACTGCACGGTCCACGTAACGTGTCCTCCACACACGTGGAAAGCGAGGCAAGCACCGATGCCCGAGCAGAGCCCGCTCGATCTGGCCGAAGGCGATCCCTTCGGCCCGCACAACCTCCCGTACGGCGTCTTCACCACGGCGGAC is a window encoding:
- a CDS encoding CocE/NonD family hydrolase, whose protein sequence is MRIRTDYPYVTRQDDVRIPVPGVCGGTTLLHGRVWRPVTDEPVPALLEYLPDRLSDRTAASDRQRHPWYAGHGYASVRVDVRGHGNSEGVPGDEYAATGPADGAAVVEWLARQPWCTGRVGMFGVSWGGTGALQIAALAPEPLKAVVAVCSTDDRYDNDVHRVGGAVAAAGTASRAATLLAFGARPPDPLYAGEDWSRLWQTRLEALEPLHHTWLAHPARDAYWERGSVCEDYGAIRAAVLAVGGWQDPHRDTVLRLVRELDPARTRGIIGPWPHEYPDQERPPGPAIGFLQETLRWWDHWLRDDAPERAGHGGTGRPSAAGASTGAGTGTPTAAGDAIGVMAEPLLRIWVTESHPPATAYDELPGHWDGEPDWPSPRITPVAYALQGPPLVVDSPQQTGIDAGSFTPCGEDADLPPDQRDEDARSVSFEFAVAERTEILGRPRVVLRLRLDVPHGLAVARMCDVAPDGSSTLVTRGALDLSARTGRDRSVDWPAGATDAVSFELAAAGHAFAPGHRIRLAVSSAYWPWIWPRADSAGFTLHPDGSFLELPVRSGPAGPEAFGTIAFEAPEHAEPLGVVTPVTLDPPRPERLIVRDVARGEWRLELSDDRGTRVHPDGLELTERSTESYTIRERDPLSAGARCEWTIRLHRPEQSWDTTVETRSDIGCDEEHFITTDEVVCRHGREVVFHRTWQRRIPRSAG
- a CDS encoding polyprenyl synthetase family protein, with amino-acid sequence MTVVGPFGLSVRDQALEADVQTGLAAVESGLLDATKSEVPFITEAAQHLVRAGGKRFRPLLVMLAARFGDPDAPGIVPSAVVVELTHLATLYHDDVMDEAEVRRGVPSANARWGNSLAVLTGDFLFARASHILADLGPEAVRIQAEAFERLVTGQILETAGPRDGRDPVEHYLDVLRGKTGSLVAVSCRFGAMMSGADERITDVLTQYGERLGVAFQLADDVLDIASDSHESGKTPGTDLREGIATLPVLRLQEQAAAHGRPEDVELVELLAGDLTDDARHAEALARLRAHSALEQARRDTVRYAQEARAMLAALPECTARTALEELCDAVVHRAG